The following proteins are co-located in the uncultured Tolumonas sp. genome:
- the rpsT gene encoding 30S ribosomal protein S20, with amino-acid sequence MANIKSAKKRAIQAEKARKHNASRRSMTRTFIKKVVAAIASGDKAVAQAAFAAAQPILDRMATKGLIHKNKAARHKSRLTAQIHAMQ; translated from the coding sequence TTGGCTAACATTAAATCTGCTAAGAAGCGCGCTATCCAGGCAGAGAAAGCCCGCAAGCACAACGCCAGCCGTCGTTCTATGACTCGTACTTTCATCAAGAAAGTAGTAGCAGCGATCGCATCTGGTGATAAAGCTGTTGCTCAGGCTGCTTTCGCGGCTGCACAGCCAATTCTGGATCGCATGGCGACCAAAGGCCTGATCCACAAGAATAAGGCTGCTCGTCATAAATCTCGTCTGACTGCACAAATTCACGCAATGCAATAA